One genomic segment of Gammaproteobacteria bacterium includes these proteins:
- a CDS encoding HDOD domain-containing protein — MEIVNKAEFNASFRQQLQQTQQLPPLPETARKLLALRNNENAQLEGLINVIEQDPSLAAQVLRYGRQSFYGYGERIKSIGDSIALVMGFNVALHFCLGLASGKALQCTNTGPLGRTIIWQQALACAELSQLLAAKCRIKNRPNGGISYLSGLFHNFGYLLFGHLHPEEYVYLNKMVERYPDTEIRALELHSFGISHDMIGMELMRAWDMPEEIIQAVAEHHFPDYDGEHALYGKLVALSNRLLKMPGMQDNSAKLSTEKLLAELGIEKEKAIEVLERVQSQQSEFMAMVKEMAA, encoded by the coding sequence GTGGAAATTGTCAATAAAGCGGAGTTTAACGCCTCGTTCCGTCAACAGCTCCAACAGACCCAGCAGCTACCGCCTCTGCCTGAGACGGCTCGCAAGCTACTTGCCCTGCGTAACAACGAGAATGCGCAGCTGGAAGGGCTGATCAATGTGATAGAGCAAGACCCCAGTCTGGCCGCGCAAGTACTGCGCTACGGACGTCAGTCATTCTACGGCTACGGTGAACGGATAAAAAGTATCGGTGATTCCATTGCGCTGGTAATGGGCTTTAATGTTGCGCTGCATTTCTGCCTTGGACTCGCATCGGGTAAGGCGCTGCAATGCACCAATACCGGGCCACTTGGCCGCACTATTATTTGGCAACAAGCATTAGCATGTGCTGAGTTGAGCCAGCTGCTAGCTGCAAAGTGCCGCATCAAAAACAGACCAAACGGTGGAATCAGTTACCTTAGTGGGCTGTTCCATAACTTTGGTTATCTACTCTTTGGCCATCTACACCCAGAAGAGTACGTTTACCTCAACAAGATGGTAGAGCGCTACCCGGATACAGAAATTCGCGCCCTCGAATTGCACTCATTTGGCATATCCCATGACATGATCGGCATGGAGCTGATGCGCGCTTGGGATATGCCTGAAGAGATCATCCAAGCGGTGGCAGAGCACCATTTCCCCGACTATGACGGAGAGCATGCTCTCTACGGAAAATTGGTTGCCCTCAGCAATCGTCTACTGAAGATGCCTGGCATGCAGGATAACAGCGCCAAACTCTCCACTGAGAAGCTACTAGCAGAGCTTGGCATTGAGAAAGAGAAGGCAA